A genomic segment from Paramixta manurensis encodes:
- a CDS encoding DUF2442 domain-containing protein: MKRMSNPLLDKSTVTVYFSSEYLHVQVKGKARLNIPLKNFPRLERATAKQRDNFTLSYGGGIHWEDIDEDINIEALYAGAIRDMTNR, translated from the coding sequence ATGAAAAGGATGAGCAATCCATTGTTGGATAAATCGACAGTAACTGTTTATTTTTCAAGCGAATACCTGCATGTACAGGTCAAGGGAAAAGCACGGCTAAATATCCCACTCAAAAACTTCCCTCGCCTTGAACGCGCTACGGCAAAACAGAGAGATAATTTCACCCTTAGCTATGGCGGTGGTATACATTGGGAAGATATTGATGAGGATATCAATATTGAGGCGCTTTATGCGGGCGCTATCAGAGATATGACTAATCGGTAA
- a CDS encoding ATP-binding protein, translated as MENQDFISTGILRSDLKVGVVSSVSAQTVRVNLTHAGSVSGSYIHGNRYGKGEVGEILLIEGQQSIILGRMIEVKLPERDRNEVSERSTGKDNIDAIGYIQLLGSIDISDLKVESGIKSFPRLGDRVFSAPLEFISLIPELINKGINEADDNNISINLGVISGGIDSFVRVTPEKLFGRHCAILGATGGGKSWTTSKIIEECSNYKGSKIVIIDATSEYRSFDSDNVIHYHIGNPLNSHNNSIEFRIPPTDFVESDFIAMFDPSGKVQGPKLKEAIKSLRLVTLDPRIATNGVLIKINQPKTDYRRALNTSGNSKLVDNPSQPFDVTKIIPQIIQECCWDNQDSWGAANNDLGYCSSLLTRIQAVIYSPSLKSVFHGDETLSSLGEVFDDFLNGDKRVLRLCLSDVSYEFYAREILANVIGRKLLTLARSESFRKQPLLVIVDEAHNFLGKRVGSEDHSVKLDAFEMIAKEGRKYGLNICLTTQRPRDITEGVLSQIGTLLVHRLTNDRDREVVERACGEIDRAAAAFLPSLKQGEIALVGVDFPIPMTIQIGKPVYPPKSDSPSFQDIWSKN; from the coding sequence GTGGAAAATCAAGATTTTATTTCTACAGGAATACTGCGTAGTGATCTAAAGGTTGGCGTTGTATCTTCGGTTTCAGCTCAGACGGTCAGAGTAAATCTGACTCATGCAGGAAGTGTAAGTGGAAGTTATATTCATGGAAATAGATATGGTAAAGGTGAGGTTGGTGAAATATTATTAATTGAAGGTCAGCAGTCAATCATTCTAGGTCGGATGATTGAAGTGAAACTACCTGAAAGAGATCGTAATGAGGTTTCTGAACGTTCAACAGGGAAAGATAATATTGATGCAATAGGCTACATACAACTACTTGGTTCTATTGATATATCAGATCTGAAAGTAGAGTCTGGTATAAAATCATTTCCTAGACTCGGGGATAGAGTTTTTTCTGCACCATTAGAGTTTATCTCACTAATTCCTGAGTTAATAAATAAAGGAATTAATGAAGCAGATGATAATAACATTTCTATTAATTTAGGTGTGATTTCTGGTGGGATAGATAGTTTTGTTCGAGTTACTCCTGAGAAGTTATTTGGTAGGCATTGTGCTATCTTAGGGGCAACAGGAGGTGGTAAAAGCTGGACAACATCCAAGATCATAGAAGAATGTTCAAATTATAAAGGTTCAAAAATAGTTATCATAGATGCTACAAGTGAATATAGATCTTTTGATTCAGATAATGTCATCCACTATCATATTGGTAACCCCTTAAATTCTCATAATAATTCTATCGAATTTCGGATACCTCCAACTGATTTTGTTGAGTCAGATTTTATCGCAATGTTTGATCCTTCAGGTAAGGTTCAGGGACCAAAATTAAAAGAAGCCATCAAAAGTTTACGTCTAGTTACACTTGATCCAAGGATAGCAACTAATGGGGTTTTAATTAAAATAAATCAACCTAAAACAGATTACCGAAGGGCATTAAACACTAGTGGTAACTCCAAGTTGGTTGATAATCCATCCCAACCATTTGATGTGACAAAAATAATACCACAAATAATTCAAGAATGTTGTTGGGATAATCAAGATTCGTGGGGGGCGGCTAATAATGATCTTGGTTATTGCTCATCACTTCTTACTAGAATTCAGGCTGTCATTTACTCACCTTCTTTAAAGTCAGTATTTCATGGGGATGAAACTCTTAGTAGTCTTGGTGAGGTTTTTGATGATTTTTTAAATGGAGATAAAAGAGTTTTACGTCTTTGTCTTAGTGATGTTAGTTATGAGTTTTATGCCCGTGAGATATTAGCTAATGTTATAGGAAGAAAGTTGCTTACGTTAGCTAGATCTGAATCCTTTCGAAAGCAGCCATTATTAGTTATCGTTGATGAGGCCCATAATTTCTTAGGTAAAAGAGTTGGCTCAGAGGATCACTCAGTAAAGTTAGACGCATTCGAAATGATTGCTAAAGAAGGTAGAAAATATGGCCTGAATATATGTCTTACAACGCAGAGGCCAAGAGATATTACTGAAGGGGTTTTAAGTCAAATTGGAACGCTTCTCGTTCATCGATTAACTAATGATCGAGATAGAGAGGTTGTTGAAAGGGCTTGTGGAGAAATTGACAGAGCTGCGGCAGCATTTTTACCCAGTTTAAAGCAGGGAGAAATTGCTCTTGTTGGCGTCGATTTTCCTATCCCTATGACAATACAGATAGGAAAACCGGTATATCCTCCAAAATCTGATTCTCCTAGTTTTCAAGATATTTGGAGCAAAAATTAA
- a CDS encoding tyrosine-type recombinase/integrase, whose translation MALTDVVARTAKTREKAYKLADAHGLYLLISPGGSKRWYLKYRFAGKESRIAFGAYPLISLAKAREKRDEVRLLLADGINPAEKREGEKEEAQAALITFEKVARDWHRNISQNRWSETHAGRVWRDMERNILPAIGHRHIADLKTKDLLEPLKAVEQNGHLDLASRLRQRVTDIMRYAVQNDLIERNPAQDLSGAIAPPKATHRPALKLDKLPDFLARIDGYKGRALTTLALKFTLCVFIRSSELRFARWTEIDFKRAMWTIPAEREAIPGVKHSQRGAKMRTEHLVPLSRQGLALLKEIKAISGGHELIFPGDRRPTKPMSENTVNNALRVMGYDTTTELCGHGFRTMACSALVESGQWSRDAVERQMSHQERNGVRAAYIHKAEHIEERRLMLQWWADYLDANREGYVVPYEFMRG comes from the coding sequence ATGGCCCTGACAGACGTTGTAGCCCGAACCGCAAAGACTCGCGAGAAAGCTTACAAACTCGCGGATGCACATGGTCTGTACCTGTTGATAAGCCCTGGCGGCTCTAAGCGCTGGTATCTCAAGTACCGCTTTGCAGGTAAGGAGAGCCGGATTGCTTTCGGTGCCTATCCGCTGATCTCGCTGGCGAAGGCCAGAGAGAAACGTGACGAGGTGCGGTTGCTGCTTGCCGATGGCATCAACCCGGCAGAAAAACGGGAAGGGGAAAAGGAAGAAGCGCAGGCCGCGCTGATTACCTTTGAGAAGGTCGCGAGAGACTGGCACCGAAACATCAGCCAAAACCGCTGGTCAGAAACCCATGCCGGACGGGTATGGCGCGATATGGAGCGCAATATATTGCCAGCGATAGGGCATCGCCACATTGCGGATCTGAAAACCAAAGATTTACTGGAACCACTGAAAGCCGTGGAGCAAAACGGACATCTCGATTTAGCGTCACGGCTACGCCAGCGGGTGACCGATATTATGCGCTATGCGGTGCAGAACGATCTGATAGAGCGCAATCCTGCTCAGGATCTCTCCGGGGCAATAGCGCCGCCGAAGGCAACTCATCGTCCGGCGTTGAAGCTGGATAAGCTGCCGGATTTTCTGGCAAGGATTGACGGTTATAAAGGGCGAGCGTTAACCACACTGGCCTTAAAGTTCACTCTGTGCGTTTTTATCCGCTCCAGTGAACTACGTTTTGCCCGCTGGACTGAAATCGATTTTAAACGCGCTATGTGGACGATTCCGGCTGAACGTGAAGCGATCCCCGGGGTAAAACATTCTCAGCGCGGGGCCAAAATGCGCACTGAGCACTTAGTGCCGTTATCCCGTCAGGGTTTGGCTTTGCTGAAAGAGATTAAGGCCATCAGCGGTGGCCACGAGCTGATATTCCCCGGCGATCGTCGTCCGACTAAACCGATGAGTGAAAACACCGTCAATAATGCGCTGCGGGTTATGGGATATGACACCACTACCGAACTGTGCGGGCATGGTTTCCGCACGATGGCCTGTAGCGCCCTGGTTGAGTCCGGGCAGTGGTCGCGGGATGCGGTCGAGCGGCAAATGAGCCACCAGGAGCGCAATGGCGTGAGGGCGGCTTATATCCATAAAGCCGAACATATAGAAGAACGGCGGCTGATGCTGCAATGGTGGGCGGATTATCTTGATGCGAATCGGGAAGGGTATGTGGTGCCGTATGAGTTTATGAGGGGATGA
- a CDS encoding helix-turn-helix domain-containing protein, whose translation MTAKSKFKSPAFEAIHSAAAGLFSVDAIPQETMRNFDKACLNNVDDLQPVEIKALREKLNVSQPVFASYLNTSVSTVQKWESGVKRPSGLSLKLLTVVQKHGLKVLV comes from the coding sequence ATGACTGCAAAAAGTAAATTCAAGAGTCCTGCATTTGAGGCCATCCACAGCGCGGCTGCTGGATTATTCAGCGTTGATGCCATCCCGCAGGAAACGATGCGCAACTTTGATAAAGCGTGCCTTAATAACGTGGACGATCTGCAACCTGTTGAGATTAAGGCATTGCGCGAGAAGCTGAACGTCAGCCAACCGGTTTTTGCCAGTTATCTGAATACCAGTGTGTCAACGGTGCAGAAATGGGAAAGTGGTGTAAAGCGTCCAAGTGGATTATCGCTGAAACTGCTTACTGTGGTGCAGAAGCATGGGTTAAAGGTGTTGGTATAA
- a CDS encoding helicase RepA family protein, with protein sequence MSKSVTDTEAEFKTSLPLRKGSDGFDTQQDYLIKGYLPASSVASAYGASGSYKSFLAVSWGCHIAAGKPWAGKPVTQGAVIYVVGEGGIGVPRRIRAWEQTLNGGSPIDALYRIDCPVFPASPESVQQVIQAAKDVKAATGMPIRLIILDTLARCFGGSDENAAKDMGAFIQGCDYIKAATQATVLIIHHSGKDQDKGARGSSAFRAALDVEFNVRREGDGGALILSCTKMKDAEEPPRRAYDLHSVDLYVDDDGDRITSLVLNDEGREARENDVTCDPDLIGISRLTENHFALWQAIRSRTASGDSCTRALVRDDMKAMGFDVSKKFTRWLDKLEKDGLITLDGEHITPLPHRHKMGD encoded by the coding sequence ATGAGTAAATCCGTAACCGATACCGAAGCAGAATTTAAAACCTCGCTTCCTCTGCGTAAAGGTTCTGACGGCTTTGACACCCAACAGGACTATCTGATTAAGGGATATTTGCCAGCCTCGTCCGTTGCCAGCGCTTACGGTGCCAGCGGCTCTTACAAATCCTTCCTGGCAGTATCATGGGGATGCCATATCGCTGCCGGTAAGCCGTGGGCAGGTAAACCGGTCACGCAGGGAGCCGTTATTTATGTTGTTGGTGAAGGTGGGATCGGCGTCCCCCGCCGTATCCGGGCATGGGAACAAACACTTAACGGCGGCAGCCCGATTGATGCGCTTTATCGCATCGATTGCCCGGTATTTCCTGCCAGCCCGGAGAGCGTGCAACAGGTGATACAAGCCGCCAAAGATGTTAAGGCCGCAACCGGTATGCCGATCCGCCTGATCATTCTGGATACCCTCGCCCGCTGCTTCGGCGGCTCAGATGAGAACGCCGCTAAAGACATGGGTGCATTTATTCAGGGATGCGACTATATCAAAGCGGCCACACAGGCTACGGTGTTGATCATTCACCACTCCGGCAAAGATCAGGATAAAGGCGCACGCGGCTCCAGCGCATTCCGGGCGGCGCTGGATGTGGAGTTTAATGTGCGCCGTGAAGGCGACGGTGGTGCATTGATACTCAGTTGCACCAAGATGAAAGATGCCGAAGAGCCGCCACGTCGCGCTTATGACCTGCATTCCGTCGATTTATACGTGGATGATGATGGCGATCGGATCACCTCGCTGGTGCTGAACGATGAAGGCCGTGAGGCCAGGGAAAATGATGTTACCTGCGACCCTGATTTGATCGGCATTTCGCGGCTGACGGAAAATCATTTTGCCCTATGGCAGGCCATTCGTTCGCGCACGGCCAGCGGAGATAGCTGCACCCGCGCATTAGTCAGGGACGATATGAAAGCGATGGGATTTGATGTATCCAAAAAGTTTACCCGCTGGCTGGATAAACTGGAAAAGGATGGTCTGATCACATTGGATGGCGAGCACATTACGCCATTGCCGCATCGCCACAAAATGGGGGATTAA
- a CDS encoding helix-turn-helix transcriptional regulator → MTNFKLLRLSEVMERTGFRKSWIYLLISQGNFPPAVKIGSRSVAWLESEVNDWIAERISKREGIQQAGKRNDE, encoded by the coding sequence ATGACAAATTTCAAGCTGTTGCGCTTATCAGAAGTGATGGAAAGAACCGGCTTCAGGAAATCATGGATTTATCTTCTGATTAGCCAGGGCAATTTTCCTCCGGCAGTCAAAATTGGTTCCCGCTCCGTGGCATGGCTGGAAAGCGAAGTGAATGACTGGATTGCTGAACGTATCAGCAAACGCGAGGGAATACAGCAAGCAGGGAAGCGAAACGATGAGTAA
- a CDS encoding helix-turn-helix transcriptional regulator — protein MLPHRLKAARLKAGLSQERLGILAGIDEATASARMNQYERGIHTPDFELACRLASVMNIPACYFYAVEDDLAEIILEYVNTRQSGI, from the coding sequence ATGCTACCTCATCGCTTAAAAGCCGCCCGTTTAAAGGCTGGTCTGTCACAAGAAAGGTTGGGGATTCTTGCCGGGATAGATGAAGCGACGGCCAGTGCCCGTATGAATCAATATGAGCGCGGTATACACACGCCGGACTTTGAACTGGCCTGCCGGTTAGCATCTGTTATGAATATTCCCGCCTGCTATTTTTATGCAGTGGAGGACGATCTCGCGGAAATAATACTGGAATATGTGAATACTCGTCAGTCCGGGATCTAA
- a CDS encoding type II toxin-antitoxin system RelE/ParE family toxin has product MRVFKTKWFSKAAKSHAIKDSELCQAIEAAMQGKADDLGGGVYKKRLNQNRDRAIILAKGGEHWFYTFLYAKQDMANIDNRELAGFRELAKHYAALADEKITALIKSKELVEICHDCKK; this is encoded by the coding sequence ATGCGTGTATTCAAAACAAAATGGTTCAGCAAGGCGGCTAAATCTCACGCCATCAAAGATAGTGAATTATGCCAGGCTATTGAGGCGGCGATGCAAGGTAAGGCTGACGACCTCGGCGGGGGAGTTTACAAGAAGCGGCTGAACCAGAATCGCGATCGCGCCATTATCCTGGCGAAAGGTGGAGAGCACTGGTTTTACACGTTCCTTTATGCCAAGCAGGATATGGCAAACATTGATAATCGCGAACTGGCCGGATTCCGCGAGTTAGCAAAGCACTACGCTGCCCTTGCTGATGAAAAGATTACGGCACTGATTAAGAGTAAAGAACTGGTGGAGATTTGCCATGACTGCAAAAAGTAA
- a CDS encoding M48 family metallopeptidase — protein MPLVTFGELTLDLQRKPIKNLHISVLPPDGRVRVSAPVSLSDTAIRMAVVRRLVWIRQQQAQFQAQPRQSEREMCSGETHYLWGRGYRLDVVLVDKPAEVKLQGGWIRMKVPPHYDTAQREAVLNQWYRGILKQRLPKLMAKWQQEVKAEASFVGIKRMKTKWGSCNPQTARIWINLELVKKPPECLEFIVVHELVHLHERKHNERFTALINMHLPNWREHRAKLNKMPLAYNYWVY, from the coding sequence ATGCCATTGGTTACCTTTGGTGAGCTCACTCTCGATTTGCAGCGTAAGCCAATCAAAAACTTGCACATCAGTGTACTGCCTCCGGATGGCCGAGTAAGAGTATCAGCTCCCGTCTCTCTGTCAGACACAGCTATCAGGATGGCTGTTGTCAGAAGGCTAGTATGGATCCGACAGCAGCAAGCACAATTTCAGGCTCAGCCGCGCCAGAGTGAACGAGAAATGTGTAGTGGCGAAACACACTACCTTTGGGGAAGAGGATATCGGCTGGATGTAGTTTTAGTGGATAAGCCCGCTGAAGTGAAATTACAGGGTGGCTGGATACGAATGAAAGTACCCCCACATTATGATACGGCCCAGCGGGAAGCAGTTCTCAACCAGTGGTATCGCGGTATTTTAAAACAAAGGCTGCCTAAGTTAATGGCAAAATGGCAGCAAGAAGTAAAGGCTGAAGCCAGTTTTGTTGGCATCAAGCGAATGAAGACTAAATGGGGTAGCTGTAACCCCCAAACCGCACGTATCTGGATCAATCTCGAACTGGTGAAAAAACCTCCCGAATGCCTTGAATTCATTGTGGTTCACGAGCTAGTTCATCTACACGAACGCAAGCACAATGAGCGTTTTACCGCTCTGATTAACATGCACTTACCAAATTGGCGCGAACACAGAGCTAAGTTGAATAAAATGCCCTTGGCTTATAATTATTGGGTATATTAA
- a CDS encoding SIR2 family protein, with the protein METNPDGYISFMKPGSKKWLPLDDNSFIFWRDQKIDIGLDLIGDNDDVIPSAPLTDSDKDIIKDNRNYFNDILLRSLQLPNLSFFAGSGTSLGEVGGPSMWDLWVQAMWKNPSAKKDDVDYGCLKETASNVCDKVKYSEKEYPNIEHFLSQCDAYLAFHNDKIVSDFLNEVKSIILEQCQKFIITGKSNLSSYMMLLQKMARRRVRDPRLKVFTTNYDMTFETSASDLGMMVIDGFSYTGKRKFDGKYFNYDVIKRDENEHEFIEGVFQLYKLHGSVSWSRSDGGIYENNEPSASSACLIYPAKGKYQQAFIQPHLELLSRFLDSLRVKNSCLVISGFGFNDDHLSEPIYSAIKSNPSLRLIVADFKCATHIENDGRNGSSKYWKLFSELALNGYDIFFVNASFKDFVRLIPNLKALTPADQLAKAIKQAGGEQ; encoded by the coding sequence ATGGAAACCAATCCTGATGGATATATCTCTTTCATGAAGCCAGGAAGTAAGAAATGGCTGCCGTTAGATGATAACTCATTCATTTTTTGGCGAGATCAGAAAATTGATATTGGCTTAGACCTGATTGGTGATAATGATGACGTTATACCTTCAGCACCACTAACGGATTCAGATAAGGACATTATTAAAGATAACCGAAATTATTTTAATGATATTCTACTTCGCTCTCTCCAGTTACCAAATTTATCATTCTTTGCCGGTAGTGGTACTTCTTTAGGGGAGGTAGGTGGTCCAAGCATGTGGGATCTGTGGGTTCAAGCTATGTGGAAGAACCCATCAGCAAAAAAAGATGATGTTGATTATGGCTGCCTGAAAGAAACGGCTTCTAATGTATGTGATAAAGTAAAATATTCTGAAAAAGAATATCCTAATATCGAACATTTCTTATCACAATGTGATGCTTATTTAGCATTTCATAACGATAAAATCGTGTCTGATTTTTTAAATGAAGTTAAATCTATAATATTAGAACAATGTCAAAAATTCATAATTACGGGAAAAAGCAATTTATCATCATATATGATGTTATTGCAGAAAATGGCGAGACGTCGAGTAAGAGATCCTCGATTAAAAGTCTTTACCACAAATTATGATATGACTTTTGAAACATCTGCATCTGATCTTGGTATGATGGTAATTGATGGGTTTTCATATACGGGGAAAAGAAAATTCGATGGTAAATATTTTAATTATGATGTTATAAAAAGGGATGAGAATGAGCACGAATTTATAGAGGGTGTTTTTCAGTTATATAAACTACATGGTTCAGTTAGTTGGTCGAGAAGTGATGGTGGAATATATGAGAATAATGAGCCATCAGCAAGTTCTGCATGTTTAATTTATCCTGCAAAAGGAAAGTATCAGCAAGCATTTATACAGCCACACCTTGAGTTGTTGTCAAGATTTCTTGATTCATTAAGGGTCAAAAATAGTTGCTTAGTGATTTCTGGTTTTGGGTTTAATGATGACCATCTTTCAGAACCTATTTACTCAGCTATAAAATCAAATCCTAGCCTGAGATTAATTGTTGCTGATTTTAAGTGCGCGACACACATTGAGAATGATGGGAGGAATGGCTCAAGTAAATATTGGAAACTCTTTTCAGAATTAGCATTGAATGGGTATGATATATTTTTCGTAAATGCCTCATTTAAGGATTTTGTTCGCTTGATACCTAACTTAAAAGCATTGACTCCTGCTGACCAGTTAGCAAAAGCAATAAAGCAAGCAGGGGGAGAACAATAG
- a CDS encoding helix-turn-helix domain-containing protein, which yields MTSHHDWHQADIIAALRKKGTTLAALSRSAGLSSSTLANVLSRPWPKGEWLVATALDVHPAEIWPSRYFDDSGVLLDRKIRIRKKLNEKDEQSIVG from the coding sequence ATGACATCACATCATGACTGGCATCAGGCAGATATCATCGCCGCCTTACGTAAGAAAGGCACTACGTTGGCCGCGCTATCGCGTTCTGCGGGGCTTAGTTCTTCAACACTCGCCAATGTGCTTTCTCGCCCATGGCCAAAAGGAGAATGGCTTGTGGCTACGGCGCTGGACGTGCATCCTGCGGAAATCTGGCCCAGCCGTTATTTTGATGATTCTGGTGTTCTACTGGACAGAAAAATACGCATAAGGAAAAAATTGAATGAAAAGGATGAGCAATCCATTGTTGGATAA
- a CDS encoding helix-turn-helix transcriptional regulator, protein MLPHRLKAARLKAGLSQERLGILAGVDEATASARMNQYERGVHTPDFELACRLASVMNIPACYFYAVEDDLAETILDYSKAKKN, encoded by the coding sequence ATGTTACCTCATCGCTTAAAAGCTGCACGTTTAAAGGCTGGCCTGTCACAGGAACGACTGGGAATTCTTGCAGGAGTCGATGAAGCGACAGCGAGTGCCCGCATGAATCAATATGAGCGCGGTGTACACACACCGGACTTTGAACTGGCCTGTCGGTTAGCATCGGTTATGAATATTCCCGCCTGCTATTTTTATGCGGTGGAAGACGATCTGGCGGAAACGATTCTTGATTACTCTAAGGCGAAGAAAAATTAG
- a CDS encoding integrase domain-containing protein has product MSKLSREMKMLAKQVGGSFKTVHDRTRIIDRFCRHLIALNIQVRDIQHLKTKHIESYIADRRATGIAVRTLHNDMSALRTVFRLAGREKLVTSTRLTNKALGLSGASRAGTKFAIPDERFQTVLRSARQHDRGLTCALQLARLLGLRSQEAVQCASSLKTWEKQLERNQSTLTIVFGTKGGRPRATRIIDRHAIQQAVKEALLVTKTRNGKLIDKPDLKTAMNFWRSHTTRLGLTGHYSPHSLRYAWAQDAIRYYLSQGFSRSEARALTSMDLGHGDSRGRYVERVYTRKED; this is encoded by the coding sequence ATGAGTAAATTAAGCCGTGAAATGAAGATGCTGGCGAAACAGGTCGGTGGCAGCTTTAAAACTGTCCACGATCGTACCCGCATTATTGACCGATTTTGTCGGCACCTGATCGCACTTAATATCCAGGTTCGTGATATTCAGCATCTGAAAACTAAACATATCGAAAGCTATATTGCCGATCGCCGGGCAACAGGTATCGCTGTTCGTACTCTGCATAACGACATGTCGGCGTTACGCACGGTGTTTCGTCTGGCCGGCAGGGAAAAGCTCGTTACATCAACACGTTTAACGAATAAAGCATTGGGATTAAGCGGAGCAAGTCGTGCAGGGACGAAATTTGCCATCCCGGATGAGCGATTTCAGACCGTATTGCGCAGCGCACGGCAGCATGACCGGGGGCTTACCTGCGCCCTTCAGCTTGCCCGGTTGCTGGGGCTACGCTCACAAGAAGCCGTGCAATGCGCCAGTTCGCTGAAAACATGGGAAAAACAGCTTGAACGCAATCAATCAACGCTCACCATTGTTTTTGGCACTAAAGGCGGCAGACCACGTGCAACGCGGATCATCGACCGTCATGCTATCCAGCAGGCGGTAAAAGAGGCTCTGCTGGTTACTAAAACACGTAATGGCAAGCTAATCGACAAACCAGATTTGAAAACTGCCATGAACTTCTGGCGCTCTCATACTACGCGGTTAGGGCTGACCGGCCACTACTCCCCACATAGCCTGCGCTACGCATGGGCGCAGGATGCCATTCGTTATTACCTGTCACAAGGATTCTCCCGCAGTGAGGCAAGGGCGCTGACGTCAATGGATCTCGGTCACGGCGATAGTCGGGGCCGTTACGTTGAGCGTGTTTACACCAGGAAGGAGGACTGA